In uncultured Bacteroides sp., one genomic interval encodes:
- a CDS encoding acetate--CoA ligase family protein yields the protein MITKELLHPQSIVVVGASNNVHKPGGAILRNLISGGFQGELRAVNPKESEVQGIKSYSDVSEIPETDLAILAIPAGMCPAAVETLARDKQVRAFIILSAGFGEETHEGALLEDAILETVNKYEASLIGPNCIGLMNTWHHSVFTKPIPLLNPKGVDLISSSGATAVFILESAVTKGLQFNSVWSVGNAKQIGVEDVLQYMDENFNPETDSKIKLIYIESIKDPDRLLIHASSLIRKGCRIAAIKSGSSESGSRAASSHTGAIASSDSAVEALFRKAGIVRCYSREELTTVGCIFTLPPLKGKNFAIVTHAGGPGVMLTDALSKGGLNVPKLEGELADELKGKLFPGAAVGNPIDILATGTPEHLGLAIDYCEEKFEEIDAILVIFGTPGLVSMFEAYDVLHQKMLTCKKPVFPVLPSLHTAGKEVDVFLKKGHVNFADEVTLGTALIRIMNVPQPAVKEIELFGVDIPHIRRIIDSIQDNGYIEPHLVQDLLRSAGIPVVEEFVSADKEEVLAFARKCGFPVVAKVVGPIHKSDIGGVALNIKSEQHLALDFERMMKLPEVTAIMVQPMLKGTELFIGAKYEEKFGHVVLCGLGGIFVEVLKDVSSGLAPLSYEEAYSMIRSLKAYKIIQGTRGQKGVNEDKFAEIIVRLSTLLRFATEIKEMDINPLLATSKDVIAVDARIRVEK from the coding sequence ATGATAACAAAAGAGTTACTGCATCCACAAAGTATTGTAGTGGTGGGTGCTTCAAATAATGTACATAAACCCGGAGGGGCAATTCTTCGGAATCTTATATCAGGAGGTTTTCAGGGAGAACTGAGAGCAGTGAATCCCAAAGAAAGCGAAGTGCAAGGAATAAAATCGTATTCGGATGTTTCCGAGATTCCTGAAACGGATTTGGCTATCCTGGCAATTCCTGCAGGAATGTGCCCGGCTGCTGTAGAGACACTTGCTCGCGACAAACAGGTTCGTGCCTTTATTATCTTATCGGCCGGTTTTGGCGAGGAAACTCACGAAGGTGCTTTGCTGGAAGATGCCATTCTTGAAACGGTGAATAAGTATGAAGCCTCATTAATAGGGCCAAACTGCATCGGGTTAATGAATACCTGGCATCACAGTGTCTTTACTAAACCTATTCCGTTGCTTAACCCCAAGGGGGTGGATCTTATTTCCAGTTCCGGTGCAACGGCTGTTTTTATTCTGGAGAGTGCAGTAACCAAAGGTCTTCAGTTTAATTCCGTATGGTCTGTGGGCAATGCCAAACAAATAGGGGTGGAAGATGTGCTGCAATACATGGATGAAAACTTTAACCCGGAAACAGATTCAAAGATTAAGCTGATATACATAGAAAGTATCAAGGACCCTGATCGATTGTTGATTCATGCATCTTCATTAATCCGCAAAGGTTGCCGTATTGCTGCTATTAAATCAGGTAGCTCAGAGAGTGGGAGCAGAGCTGCTTCGTCGCATACCGGAGCTATTGCCAGTTCGGACTCGGCTGTTGAGGCTTTGTTCCGTAAAGCGGGTATTGTTCGCTGCTATTCCCGTGAGGAACTTACAACAGTAGGTTGTATTTTCACTCTTCCTCCTTTAAAGGGAAAGAATTTTGCAATCGTTACCCATGCCGGAGGTCCTGGAGTAATGCTGACCGATGCATTATCAAAAGGCGGACTCAATGTTCCTAAACTTGAAGGCGAATTGGCCGATGAGTTGAAAGGAAAGCTGTTTCCCGGAGCTGCCGTGGGGAATCCGATCGATATTCTGGCAACAGGCACACCTGAACATCTGGGTCTTGCAATAGATTATTGCGAAGAGAAGTTTGAAGAGATCGATGCTATTCTGGTAATCTTCGGGACTCCCGGACTGGTTTCCATGTTTGAAGCCTACGATGTACTCCATCAGAAGATGCTTACCTGCAAGAAACCTGTATTCCCTGTGCTTCCTTCTTTGCATACTGCCGGGAAAGAAGTGGATGTTTTCCTGAAAAAAGGTCATGTAAACTTTGCTGATGAGGTAACGCTGGGTACTGCTTTAATACGGATAATGAATGTTCCTCAACCTGCCGTTAAGGAAATTGAACTCTTTGGAGTTGATATCCCCCATATTCGTCGGATAATCGATTCTATTCAGGATAATGGATATATAGAACCCCATCTTGTGCAGGATTTATTACGTTCGGCCGGTATTCCGGTTGTAGAAGAATTTGTTTCTGCAGATAAAGAAGAGGTGCTTGCTTTTGCACGGAAATGTGGTTTCCCTGTGGTGGCGAAAGTGGTTGGTCCTATACACAAATCGGATATTGGTGGCGTTGCATTAAATATAAAATCGGAACAACATCTGGCACTCGATTTTGAACGGATGATGAAACTTCCGGAGGTAACAGCTATAATGGTTCAGCCTATGTTGAAAGGCACAGAGTTATTTATCGGAGCTAAGTACGAAGAAAAGTTTGGGCATGTGGTTCTTTGCGGATTGGGAGGAATCTTTGTGGAAGTGCTGAAAGATGTATCATCCGGTCTTGCTCCATTATCCTATGAAGAAGCATATTCTATGATTCGCTCTTTGAAGGCATATAAAATTATTCAGGGAACCCGCGGTCAGAAAGGTGTAAATGAAGATAAGTTTGCAGAAATAATTGTTCGTTTATCAACTTTGCTTCGTTTTGCAACAGAGATAAAAGAGATGGATATTAACCCGTTATTGGCAACTAGTAAGGATGTTATTGCTGTGGATGCCCGTATACGAGTTGAGAAATAG
- the metG gene encoding methionine--tRNA ligase yields the protein MEKKYKRTTVTSALPYANGPVHIGHLAGVYVPADIYVRYLRLKKEDVLFVGGSDEHGVPITIRAKKEGVTPQDVVDKYHGIIKKSFEDFGISFDVYSRTSSKTHHEVASDFFKKLYDKGEFIEKTSEQYYDEEAKQFLADRYITGKCPHCGNENAYGDQCEACGTSLSPTDLIDPKSAISGSKPVMRETKHWYLPLDKHEAWLRQWILEDHKEWKSNVYGQCKSWLDMGLQPRAVSRDLDWGIPVPVEGAEGKVLYVWFDAPIGYISNTKELLPDSWETWWKDSNTRLLHFIGKDNIVFHCIVFPAMLKAEGSYILPDNVPANEFLNLEGDKISTSRNWAVWLHEYLQDFPGKQDVLRYVLTANAPETKDNDFTWKDFQARNNNELVAVFGNFINRALVLTEKYFGDQVPAAGEMDDYDKQTLADFENVKKDVEHYLDTFKFREAQKEAMNLARIGNKYLADTEPWKVAKTDLNRVATILNISLQLAANLAIAFEPFLPFTSEKLREMLNMPTFDWAELGQTNLLEAGHKLNKAELLFEKIEDSVIEAQVQKLLDTKKANEEANYKANPIRENIEFDDFTKLDIRVGTVLECQKVPKADKLLQFKIDDGLECRTIVSGIAKHYAPEELVGKQVCFIANLAPRKLKGIVSEGMILSAENNDGSLALIMPGKEVKPGSEVK from the coding sequence ATGGAAAAGAAATATAAAAGAACCACGGTGACCTCAGCGTTGCCTTATGCAAACGGACCGGTTCACATCGGACACCTTGCCGGAGTATACGTTCCGGCTGACATTTATGTACGTTACCTTCGCCTTAAAAAAGAAGATGTGCTCTTCGTTGGCGGTTCAGACGAACATGGTGTGCCTATCACTATCCGTGCAAAGAAGGAAGGTGTAACTCCACAGGACGTTGTTGATAAATACCACGGCATTATTAAAAAGTCTTTCGAGGATTTCGGCATCTCATTCGATGTTTACTCTCGTACTTCTTCAAAGACTCATCACGAAGTGGCTTCTGATTTCTTCAAAAAACTGTATGACAAAGGAGAATTTATCGAAAAGACTTCTGAACAATACTACGACGAAGAGGCAAAACAATTCCTTGCCGACAGATATATTACCGGAAAATGCCCTCATTGTGGCAATGAAAATGCTTATGGTGACCAATGCGAAGCCTGCGGAACTTCATTGAGTCCAACGGATTTGATTGATCCTAAATCGGCTATCAGCGGTAGCAAACCAGTTATGCGCGAAACAAAGCACTGGTATTTGCCACTGGATAAGCACGAAGCATGGTTGCGTCAATGGATATTGGAAGACCACAAGGAATGGAAGTCCAATGTTTACGGACAATGCAAGTCATGGCTGGATATGGGACTCCAACCACGTGCCGTGAGCCGCGACCTCGATTGGGGTATTCCTGTTCCGGTAGAAGGTGCCGAAGGTAAAGTGCTTTATGTATGGTTTGACGCTCCAATCGGATATATTTCAAATACAAAAGAATTACTTCCTGATTCATGGGAAACATGGTGGAAAGATTCAAATACCCGCCTGCTTCACTTCATCGGAAAAGATAATATTGTGTTCCATTGCATTGTATTCCCTGCAATGTTGAAGGCAGAAGGCAGCTATATCCTGCCGGACAATGTTCCTGCCAATGAGTTTCTGAACCTTGAAGGTGATAAGATTTCAACTTCACGCAACTGGGCTGTATGGTTACACGAATACCTGCAAGATTTCCCTGGAAAACAGGATGTTCTTCGTTATGTATTGACAGCCAATGCTCCTGAAACAAAAGATAACGACTTTACCTGGAAAGATTTTCAGGCTCGTAATAACAACGAATTGGTAGCAGTATTCGGTAACTTTATTAATCGTGCACTAGTGCTTACCGAGAAATACTTCGGCGATCAGGTTCCTGCTGCAGGCGAGATGGACGACTACGACAAGCAAACACTTGCTGATTTTGAGAACGTGAAGAAGGATGTGGAACACTATCTGGATACATTCAAATTCCGTGAAGCTCAGAAAGAAGCTATGAACCTTGCCCGTATCGGTAATAAGTATCTGGCTGACACAGAACCTTGGAAAGTTGCAAAGACAGACCTTAACCGTGTAGCAACTATTCTGAATATCAGCTTGCAGCTTGCAGCTAATCTGGCTATTGCTTTCGAACCATTCCTACCGTTTACCTCAGAGAAACTGAGAGAGATGCTGAATATGCCTACTTTTGACTGGGCAGAACTTGGTCAGACAAACCTTCTTGAAGCCGGTCATAAGCTGAACAAAGCAGAACTTCTTTTCGAAAAGATAGAAGACAGTGTAATTGAAGCACAGGTTCAAAAGCTTCTGGATACCAAGAAAGCAAATGAAGAAGCCAACTATAAAGCAAATCCTATCCGTGAAAACATTGAGTTCGATGATTTCACTAAGCTGGATATTCGTGTTGGTACAGTATTGGAATGCCAAAAGGTTCCTAAAGCCGACAAACTTCTTCAGTTCAAGATTGACGACGGACTGGAATGCCGCACCATTGTATCAGGAATTGCAAAACATTATGCACCTGAAGAGTTGGTAGGCAAGCAAGTTTGCTTCATCGCTAACCTTGCTCCCCGCAAGCTGAAAGGCATTGTTTCTGAAGGAATGATTCTTTCTGCCGAAAACAATGACGGTAGTCTGGCTCTAATCATGCCGGGCAAAGAAGTAAAACCGGGTAGCGAAGTAAAATAA